A part of Desulfomicrobium baculatum DSM 4028 genomic DNA contains:
- a CDS encoding intermembrane phospholipid transport protein YdbH family protein → MPTANGPAPDKTAPKVDNQPARPAPARLLRGLLFFLMLFCLVLAGLWIALPRIAQELLVPVLARSLQAPEMRVDIRRADFRGLDLGDISLSREHGLTAGAVLVDWSLSGLLQGRIDRVSVLGLEVRVRKNDEKWEIPGLPRLEKSSNASAGPTFMPTVGQMYVDGRISLEGQGPGYSLPFSVNGSLDEDTVILLDAKTALAGQEVTLALQGNLRQNDFQVTCVVPPASIAALASLVPALEGLPLAGTLRGVVEASLLPDQKPALEAALGLDSFQSVLGGTSLAQDGNATLSLAWQNEPQLSLSALSLGAPLPLTLVVKDITANLEDMTFGWSWSLTTPALPGIAFSSAPRLDGKCEIEATDQGWSMRAAAELGALAARLNHVPDLDLTLNATTLSLEASTGTSGTVVDGALTLGTLRLTRDDAGATLSSLSLTVNATVATDLNGTINLSGARLEARQPGMALTTTRLDGQCTFAMAEQLFLNGIVNVGARASSGDTAAFTTLRLPLAWPTPATSSGSMNLDLKWKGKGLAKISCKIAQDLHGASIDGTLSALPVAVRATLKGRIDAKDISGSWAEMKAAQTISLPGNLANLVPAVGELSGNARLDATARLDMSRGIPMLPADLKLTGLSLAHAKSEITLTKGAVELAFSNLLSMRSDPDGRMNFDRLQLGTIILEQGDIHFQIEALHSILVEGCRFQWAGGRIGSQAFRINPSVEDYTVELYCDRVEMAQALEQFGMTQAQGGGTANGRIPVHYADGNLTFDNGFLYSTPGEKGVLKVKGTEILTAGVAPGTPQYGQLDLAAEALKDFTYDWARIRINTEKRELVVSLELDGKPEKPLPFTYNRDIGGFARVSASSPGSIFQGIRLDVNFRLPLDQLLQYRQLLELMKNGG, encoded by the coding sequence ATGCCCACTGCGAACGGCCCCGCGCCGGACAAAACGGCCCCAAAGGTCGACAATCAGCCCGCCAGACCAGCTCCGGCCCGTCTCCTGCGCGGGTTGCTGTTTTTCCTGATGCTGTTCTGCCTTGTCCTCGCCGGTCTGTGGATCGCACTGCCCCGCATCGCCCAGGAGCTCCTCGTGCCCGTGCTGGCCAGGAGCCTGCAGGCTCCTGAAATGCGCGTCGACATCCGCCGGGCGGATTTCAGGGGGCTTGATCTGGGCGACATTTCCCTGTCGCGCGAGCATGGCCTGACTGCCGGGGCAGTGCTGGTCGACTGGAGCCTGTCCGGTCTGCTGCAAGGACGGATCGACCGGGTCAGCGTTTTAGGTCTTGAGGTCCGAGTCCGGAAAAATGACGAAAAATGGGAGATTCCCGGTCTTCCCCGGTTGGAGAAATCATCAAACGCGAGCGCCGGACCCACATTCATGCCCACGGTTGGCCAGATGTACGTGGACGGCCGGATCAGTCTGGAGGGCCAGGGCCCTGGGTACTCGCTGCCATTCAGCGTGAATGGCAGCCTGGATGAGGATACTGTCATCCTGCTCGATGCCAAAACCGCGCTGGCCGGCCAGGAAGTGACCCTGGCGCTCCAGGGGAACCTGCGACAAAATGACTTCCAGGTGACCTGCGTCGTGCCGCCGGCGTCCATCGCGGCCCTGGCCAGCCTGGTTCCTGCCCTTGAAGGCCTGCCTCTCGCCGGAACCCTGCGGGGCGTGGTCGAAGCGTCCCTGCTCCCGGACCAGAAGCCCGCTCTTGAAGCGGCACTTGGCCTTGACTCCTTCCAGTCCGTGCTCGGCGGCACGTCCCTGGCACAGGATGGCAACGCCACGCTCAGCCTGGCCTGGCAAAACGAGCCGCAGCTTTCCCTCTCGGCCCTGAGCCTGGGCGCCCCCCTGCCGCTGACCCTGGTCGTGAAGGACATCACGGCAAACCTTGAGGACATGACCTTTGGCTGGTCCTGGAGCCTCACCACGCCGGCCCTGCCGGGCATCGCCTTTTCCTCTGCGCCGCGCCTGGACGGGAAATGCGAAATTGAGGCCACGGACCAGGGCTGGAGCATGCGCGCCGCAGCAGAACTCGGGGCTCTTGCAGCCCGGCTGAACCACGTCCCGGATCTGGACCTGACCCTGAACGCGACCACCCTGAGCCTTGAAGCTTCCACGGGTACATCCGGCACCGTCGTGGACGGAGCCCTGACCCTTGGCACATTGCGCCTGACCCGGGACGACGCCGGCGCGACCCTCTCAAGCCTGAGCCTGACCGTGAACGCGACAGTAGCGACGGACCTGAACGGGACAATAAATCTCTCCGGGGCGCGTCTGGAGGCCAGGCAACCCGGCATGGCCCTGACCACGACCAGACTGGACGGGCAATGCACCTTTGCCATGGCCGAGCAGCTTTTCCTGAACGGCATCGTCAATGTCGGCGCACGCGCCAGCAGCGGCGACACCGCCGCGTTCACGACCCTGCGCCTGCCCCTGGCCTGGCCCACCCCGGCGACATCATCCGGCAGCATGAACCTCGATCTGAAATGGAAAGGCAAGGGCCTGGCAAAAATTTCATGCAAAATCGCGCAAGATTTGCACGGCGCAAGCATTGACGGCACTCTCTCCGCTTTGCCCGTGGCGGTCCGGGCCACGCTGAAGGGACGCATCGACGCCAAAGACATTTCCGGCTCATGGGCCGAAATGAAGGCCGCCCAGACCATCTCCCTGCCCGGCAATCTGGCCAATCTCGTCCCGGCCGTGGGCGAACTGTCAGGCAATGCCCGCCTGGACGCGACAGCGCGTCTGGACATGAGCCGGGGAATACCCATGCTCCCCGCGGACTTAAAGCTCACCGGATTGTCTCTGGCGCACGCGAAAAGCGAAATCACCTTGACCAAGGGTGCTGTCGAACTGGCCTTTTCCAACCTGCTGAGCATGCGCTCCGACCCGGACGGGCGCATGAACTTCGACCGCCTGCAGCTGGGCACCATCATCCTTGAACAGGGCGACATCCATTTCCAGATCGAGGCCCTGCACAGCATCCTGGTCGAGGGGTGCCGCTTTCAGTGGGCGGGAGGCCGCATCGGCAGCCAGGCTTTTCGGATCAACCCGAGCGTGGAGGACTACACCGTCGAACTCTATTGCGACCGGGTCGAAATGGCGCAGGCCCTGGAGCAGTTCGGCATGACCCAGGCCCAGGGCGGAGGCACCGCCAACGGCCGCATCCCGGTGCATTACGCAGACGGAAACCTGACCTTCGACAACGGCTTCCTCTATTCCACTCCGGGCGAAAAAGGGGTACTCAAAGTCAAAGGGACGGAGATCCTGACGGCGGGCGTTGCCCCAGGGACGCCTCAATACGGACAGTTGGACCTGGCTGCGGAGGCCTTGAAGGACTTCACCTATGACTGGGCCAGAATCCGCATCAACACCGAGAAACGGGAGCTTGTCGTCTCCCTGGAGCTTGACGGCAAACCCGAAAAGCCGCTGCCTTTCACGTATAATCGAGACATAGGAGGCTTCGCCCGGGTCAGTGCCTCCTCGCCGGGGTCCATCTTCCAGGGCATCCGCCTGGACGTGAATTTCCGCCTGCCACTGGATCAACTTTTGCAATACAGACAACTCCTGGAACTGATGAAAAACGGAGGTTAA
- a CDS encoding YnbE family lipoprotein has translation MRIPLMALAVMLLLQSACSTRHEVQMAPVEVKPIHITIDVNVRVQKDLEDFFGDIDKADQNLNPSK, from the coding sequence GTGCGAATTCCCTTAATGGCCCTGGCCGTGATGCTGCTCCTGCAAAGCGCCTGCAGCACCCGCCATGAGGTGCAGATGGCGCCGGTGGAGGTCAAACCCATCCACATCACCATCGATGTCAACGTACGGGTCCAAAAAGACCTGGAAGACTTCTTCGGCGACATCGACAAGGCCGATCAAAATCTGAACCCAAGCAAATGA
- a CDS encoding YdbL family protein encodes MRKMKHLIPILLALSFVMLCVQAGFAQGIKDRMLSRLPVINELKAQGLVGENNQGFLEFRSGKKPSADVINAENTDRQEVYKAIAARQNATPALVGQTRAAQIAEKEAPGTWIQSPDGAWKKK; translated from the coding sequence ATGCGCAAAATGAAACACCTCATACCGATTCTGCTGGCCCTCTCTTTCGTCATGCTCTGCGTACAGGCCGGCTTTGCCCAGGGCATCAAGGACAGGATGCTGTCCCGCCTGCCCGTCATCAATGAACTCAAAGCCCAGGGCCTCGTCGGCGAAAACAACCAGGGATTTCTGGAGTTCCGATCCGGAAAGAAGCCGAGCGCCGATGTCATCAACGCCGAAAACACTGATCGCCAGGAAGTCTACAAGGCCATCGCCGCCCGCCAGAACGCCACCCCCGCCTTGGTAGGGCAGACCCGCGCCGCCCAGATTGCGGAAAAGGAAGCTCCGGGAACATGGATCCAGAGCCCCGATGGGGCATGGAAAAAGAAATGA
- a CDS encoding DMT family transporter, with translation MNSRTARANLFLLLTALIWGAAFVAQRMGMDHMGPLTFNGIRFALGALALLPLIANMDKKRTSAAPPLATLIRGGVLMGGALFLGAWLQQFGLCYTTAGKAGFITGLYVVFVPLIGIFLGHRYGLGTWAGAVLAIAGMYMLSVTESMTMDKGDALVLLSAFFWGVHVLLIGRLTSGLSAVDAIKLAAVQFAFCSLISLAGAAAFEEISLSGLWAGIIPLLYGGLMSVGVAYTLQVVAQRDARPAPAAIILSLEAVFAAVAGWMLLGEILTTQALVGCALMLGGMIWSQARP, from the coding sequence ATGAACTCCCGAACCGCTCGCGCCAACCTTTTCCTCCTGCTGACCGCCCTGATCTGGGGCGCGGCCTTCGTGGCGCAGCGCATGGGCATGGACCATATGGGCCCCCTGACCTTCAACGGCATCCGCTTCGCACTGGGAGCCCTGGCCCTTTTGCCCCTCATCGCAAACATGGACAAAAAACGCACCAGCGCCGCTCCGCCGCTGGCCACCCTGATCCGGGGCGGCGTGCTCATGGGCGGAGCACTGTTTCTGGGCGCTTGGCTGCAGCAATTCGGGCTGTGCTACACCACGGCGGGCAAGGCGGGATTCATCACCGGGCTGTACGTGGTCTTCGTGCCGCTGATCGGCATCTTTCTCGGGCATCGCTACGGCCTGGGCACCTGGGCCGGAGCGGTGCTGGCCATCGCGGGCATGTATATGCTGAGCGTGACCGAGAGCATGACCATGGACAAGGGGGACGCGCTGGTCCTCTTGTCGGCATTTTTCTGGGGCGTGCACGTGCTCCTCATCGGCAGGCTGACCAGCGGCCTCTCGGCCGTGGACGCCATCAAACTGGCCGCCGTGCAATTCGCCTTCTGCAGCCTGATCAGCCTGGCCGGAGCCGCCGCCTTTGAAGAAATCAGCCTGAGCGGTCTTTGGGCCGGCATCATCCCCCTGCTTTACGGAGGACTGATGAGCGTGGGCGTGGCCTACACCCTGCAGGTCGTGGCCCAACGCGACGCCCGCCCGGCCCCGGCGGCCATCATCTTAAGCCTTGAAGCCGTCTTTGCCGCTGTGGCGGGCTGGATGCTGCTGGGCGAAATCCTCACCACCCAGGCCCTTGTCGGCTGCGCGCTCATGCTCGGCGGCATGATCTGGTCTCAGGCCAGACCCTAA
- a CDS encoding rhodanese-like domain-containing protein, with protein sequence MRRHSSILHVLVVALLLGLLAGCSGARGHKGAAVQLDPAKVPTPYHTLVDIEYVKPLVFEAMLGQDPSPKAMIIDARPKQPRYDKGHIPTAVSMPDSQFDKMAAEVLPADKNTLLVFYCGGLACPLSHQSAWKAEALGYTNVKVYPAGDPEWQSLGYEVWTARDVRTPLPVLDPAKVTRPFHRLLTLDQFKPYVAAALLSTTPAEDVIIIDSRPKQPRYDKGHIPTAISLPDSQFDKMAAEVLPADKTAKLIFYCGGVECPLSHQSAWKAEALGYTNVAVYPAGDPEWVAKGLKVWTAEGASQEVAPAPAKAKAAASAGALKAGASEGSIDNAVFTELARNNVDSIRLIDARSPAEYAIAHIPGSENMTVDMIEKRIDEFTAEKPIVFICTTGARSGEAFYMFQAMRPDLKDVYYVDANVSFAPDGSFTIKK encoded by the coding sequence ATGCGCAGACATTCATCCATTCTTCATGTTCTTGTGGTGGCACTCTTGCTGGGGCTTCTTGCCGGGTGTTCCGGCGCGCGTGGCCACAAGGGCGCGGCTGTTCAGCTTGACCCGGCCAAGGTACCCACACCCTATCACACCCTGGTGGACATCGAGTACGTCAAGCCTCTGGTCTTTGAGGCCATGCTGGGACAGGATCCCTCCCCCAAGGCGATGATCATCGACGCCCGGCCCAAGCAGCCCCGCTACGACAAGGGCCATATCCCTACTGCCGTGAGCATGCCCGACAGCCAGTTCGACAAGATGGCCGCCGAGGTGCTGCCTGCGGACAAGAACACCCTGCTGGTCTTCTATTGCGGCGGGCTGGCCTGTCCCTTGAGCCACCAGTCGGCCTGGAAGGCCGAGGCCCTAGGCTACACCAACGTGAAGGTCTATCCCGCCGGGGACCCGGAGTGGCAATCCCTGGGCTACGAGGTGTGGACGGCGCGCGATGTACGCACGCCCCTGCCCGTGCTCGACCCGGCCAAGGTGACGAGGCCCTTTCACCGCCTGCTGACCCTTGATCAGTTCAAGCCGTACGTGGCCGCCGCCCTGCTTTCGACTACGCCCGCCGAGGACGTGATAATCATTGACTCCCGGCCCAAGCAGCCTCGCTACGACAAGGGCCACATCCCCACGGCGATAAGCCTGCCCGACAGCCAGTTCGACAAGATGGCCGCCGAGGTGCTGCCCGCCGATAAGACCGCGAAGCTGATCTTCTACTGCGGCGGCGTGGAGTGCCCCTTGAGCCACCAGTCCGCTTGGAAGGCCGAAGCCCTTGGCTACACCAACGTGGCCGTGTATCCGGCCGGCGATCCTGAGTGGGTGGCCAAGGGCCTTAAGGTCTGGACCGCCGAGGGGGCTTCCCAGGAGGTCGCTCCCGCGCCGGCCAAGGCCAAGGCCGCTGCTTCGGCCGGAGCCCTGAAGGCCGGCGCGTCCGAGGGGTCCATCGACAACGCTGTCTTCACCGAACTGGCCAGGAACAACGTGGACAGCATCCGTCTCATCGACGCGCGCTCCCCTGCGGAGTACGCCATCGCGCACATCCCCGGCTCCGAAAACATGACCGTGGACATGATCGAGAAGAGGATAGACGAGTTCACGGCGGAAAAGCCCATCGTCTTCATTTGCACCACCGGCGCACGTAGCGGCGAGGCTTTTTACATGTTCCAGGCAATGCGGCCCGACCTCAAAGACGTCTATTACGTGGACGCCAACGTCAGCTTCGCTCCCGACGGTTCTTTTACCATCAAGAAGTAG
- a CDS encoding formate dehydrogenase subunit gamma, with translation MSEIMIHRHTRLSIFMHWFNAFCWFALLLTGLGLIKNEELNPVGAWLPNLMRSLFGGGENLLMVHQYLGLVWAGIFLAYVLLRPRETWVFLKEVFTVSPASDMLWLAKMNLKMTLGRKGLQRFGLTPDLPPQGFYNFGQKVFAQASVVGGVVIVATGLTMFFSTIFMDNPEPAAWSRVIHYLTVGLVFAGLLVHIFMAAISREERPAFLSMFTGSVPEHYARHHHPLWFAQVSAEKEKDG, from the coding sequence ATGAGTGAAATAATGATCCACAGACATACCAGGCTTTCCATCTTCATGCACTGGTTCAACGCGTTCTGCTGGTTCGCCCTGCTGCTGACGGGCCTGGGGCTTATCAAGAACGAGGAGCTGAACCCCGTGGGCGCGTGGCTGCCGAATCTGATGCGCAGCCTTTTCGGAGGAGGGGAAAACCTGCTCATGGTGCATCAGTACCTCGGCCTGGTCTGGGCCGGGATATTTTTGGCCTACGTCCTCTTAAGGCCACGGGAGACTTGGGTCTTTTTGAAAGAGGTCTTCACCGTGTCCCCGGCCAGCGACATGCTCTGGCTGGCCAAGATGAACCTGAAGATGACCTTGGGCCGCAAAGGGCTGCAACGCTTCGGCCTGACCCCGGACCTGCCTCCCCAGGGTTTTTACAACTTCGGGCAGAAGGTCTTTGCCCAGGCCTCGGTGGTGGGCGGGGTCGTGATCGTGGCCACGGGCCTGACCATGTTCTTTTCCACCATATTCATGGACAACCCCGAACCGGCGGCCTGGTCCCGCGTGATCCACTACTTGACCGTGGGCCTGGTATTTGCGGGACTGCTGGTGCACATTTTCATGGCCGCCATCTCCCGCGAGGAGCGTCCGGCCTTTTTGTCCATGTTCACGGGTAGCGTGCCCGAACATTACGCCAGACACCACCATCCGCTGTGGTTTGCACAGGTGTCCGCCGAAAAGGAAAAAGATGGTTAG
- a CDS encoding 4Fe-4S dicluster domain-containing protein, producing MKKYAMVIDSSVCIDCKGCMVSCKVQNNVPHGYWRNWIKHTMPDFSKGPLTRTHFQPGGCMHCDNPTCVQACPSGATYKDPQNGIVHVNEALCIGCGNCITACPYGARFRHPDKRVPDKCDFCFSSGRLERGLLPACVDTCPTKARVFGDLNDPDSDASRLLRDKPTVRVLARGGIDTKPNMYYVATTAPTDWAGEVEFPGAFTALASLVNPVVKVAVGLSALGVAVMWAKQIFSPDKEESEHESSAPGKD from the coding sequence ATGAAAAAATACGCCATGGTCATCGATTCCTCGGTGTGCATCGACTGCAAGGGCTGCATGGTCTCCTGCAAGGTGCAGAACAACGTGCCCCACGGATACTGGCGCAACTGGATCAAGCACACCATGCCTGATTTTTCTAAGGGCCCCCTGACCCGAACCCACTTCCAGCCGGGTGGCTGCATGCACTGCGACAATCCGACCTGCGTGCAGGCCTGCCCCAGTGGCGCCACCTACAAGGACCCGCAGAACGGGATCGTGCATGTCAACGAGGCGCTGTGCATCGGTTGCGGCAACTGCATCACGGCCTGCCCCTACGGTGCCCGCTTTCGTCATCCTGACAAGCGGGTGCCGGACAAGTGCGATTTTTGTTTCAGTTCGGGCAGGCTTGAGCGCGGCCTTCTTCCGGCCTGCGTGGACACCTGCCCGACCAAGGCCCGGGTCTTCGGGGACTTGAACGATCCGGACAGCGACGCTTCCCGTTTGCTGCGGGACAAGCCGACCGTACGGGTGCTGGCCAGAGGGGGCATCGATACCAAGCCCAACATGTACTACGTGGCCACCACCGCGCCCACGGACTGGGCGGGAGAAGTGGAATTCCCCGGAGCGTTCACCGCCTTGGCCAGCCTGGTCAATCCGGTGGTCAAGGTGGCGGTGGGTCTGTCAGCCCTGGGCGTCGCAGTCATGTGGGCCAAGCAGATCTTTTCTCCGGACAAGGAGGAGAGCGAACATGAATCGTCAGCCCCAGGGAAGGATTGA